In [Phormidium] sp. ETS-05, the genomic window GTCAGTACCTGCATTTGCCCCCACACGGTTTCTGACGGTACGGACTCCTTAACCAATATTTCTGATGTGGTGGGATAAAAGTAAACCATATCCCAACCCATTGCCTCCAACTGGAGCGCCCAGCGGGTTGCCTCTTCTGTGGAGGCTGTGACTACGAGCAGTTGTGGCGTCTGAGAGGAAGGGGGGGAGGTCATCATCTGGGCAAGGGTGGTGGAGAGTAACCCTTTGGCAAGGCGGGGGATACCGCCTAAGTAGAGCGCATGGGATGGCTCGGTATTGCTGTCCTGGACGGGCGAGTGCAGTTTAGCCTGTAGTTCTGCTAATACGGGTGATGCAGATAGGGTGCGAATGATGGATGCTAAATACATGGTTGCCTGGTCTTTTGTGGCCATGAGCGGGACTTTTACGGGGTAGGAGGTTAAATTATAGATCCTTTTGCCGCCATGAGCGGGGCACGCGGGCGGGGTAGGAGATTAAATATAATCTTTCTTCATTATTTTGGGCATAAATCTAATTAAAATACTTACAAAGTATGAAGATTATTGAAATTAAATTGCCAACCAATCATCTGGCTTCTAAGTCATTAAATCTCAAAAATCAGCGCCCAGCACAAGTGGATTATGACATTCTGGTATGATGGGGTACTGGGATCAATTTCCCATATCTAGCCTTCTGCTGTTCTGTGATGTACAATCTATTCGTGGATTTTCGGGCTGATGACGGGGAGATGGGGGGATGGGGGGACTCGGAGACCCCCGCCTAAGCGCTATGCGCTATGCGCAGGCAACGCCTACGCGCTGGCAACGCCTACGCGGCAGCGGGCTAGGGGAGACCCCCGCCTCCGCGGCAGCGGGCTAGGGGGAGACGGGGGGACGGGGAGCAAAGGAGACGGGGAGACAAAGGACAAAGGACAAAGGACAAAGGACTAAGGACTAAGGACTAAGGACTAAGGACTAAGGACTAAGGACTAAGGACAAAGGACAAAGGACTAAGGGTAAAAATTATGACTAAACGAATTTTGATTATTGATGATGATGATTATATTCGGGAATTGACCCAAATCAGCTTGGAAATAGGGGCGGGATGGGAGGTAGTGGGGGCTGGTTCTGGCAAGGAAGGTATTGCTAAGGCGGAAGCGGAACAACCGGACGCGATTTTGCTGGATGTGATGATGCCAAATATGGATGGCATGGATACTCTACAAGCGCTGCGGTGTGATGCAAAGATGCAGCATATTCCGGTAATTTTTTTCACGGCGATCGATTCTGATCGGCGGGATAAGTTGGCACAAACTTTAGGTGTAGCGGCGGTTTTTGACAAGCCTTTTGATCCCATCACCTTGGCCAGTAAAGTGGCGGAGGTTTTGGGATGGAGTTGATGGGTATTGGGGTTGTTTACAATGGCAGCCGATCGATGTCTTTATTGTTGCCAATGACCACCATCGCTGTGCCTTTTTGCAGGCGTTGGTTGGGTGGGGGATTGATTTCAAATTTATCGCCACCGGAGACGGCAAGGACGTTGAGCCCGTAGCGGTTACGCAGTTGCAGGTCAGCAATGGTTTTGCCATCAAACTGCTCTGGTACTACTACTTCTACGATGCTGTGTTCGGGGTCAAGCTCAAATTGGTCGAGGATGCGGGGTTTGGTGAGACTGCGCGCCAGTTCGCAACCCATTTCTCGTTCGGGGAATACCACTAGGTCGGCGCCAACTTTTTTGAGCAGTTTCATATGGATTTCTGAGGAGGCTTTGGCGACGACGTTGGGGACTCCGGCGTCTTTGAGGTTGAGGGTGGTGATGATGCTTTGGGCCAGGTAGTTGCCGATCGCCACAATTACGGTGTCAAATTCCGCAATCCCCGCCTCTTGTAAGGCTCCTGGTTCGGTGGTGTCCAGTTCTATGGCGTGGGAGGCGATGCGATCGCTCAAAACTTGGTTAACTTTTTTCTCTTCGCTATCTACGGCCAAAACTTCGTATCCCAACCCATGCAGGGTGGAACATACCGCCATACCGAAGCGCCCCAAACCGATAACGGCAAACTGCTTATTGTTATTGCGCAAGCTGCGAAAAAAACCCAGAGATGATAGATTCACTTGTGCTTTGTCCTTTGTTGTTTGTCCTTTGTTGTTTGTTGTTTGTCCTTTGTCCAAGAGTCCTTTGTCCTTTGTCACGAAGGAGAAGAAACCGGGGCTTGCATCAAGTCTTTGGTCAAGTACGAGGTTCTGGTTTTAGAAACCCCTCGCGGACAAATGACCAAGGACAAATGACAAATGACCAATTACCAATTCAACCCACCAAGATTTCTTCATCGGGATAGCGCAGGGCGCTGGGGGTGGGTTCGCCGAGGATAGCGGATAGAAGCAGCAGCACGCCAACGCGCCCAATATACATCGTACCAACCAAGACTAATTTAGCAAAGGTGGAGAGGCTGGCGGTGATACCCATTGACAGCCCCACGGTGGCGAAGGCGGATACTACTTCAAAGACGATGGCGATCGGAGAGATAGTGGGGTCGCTGATGGCGATGAGGGTGCTGGAGATGGTAGCCACCATCAGAGAACCAACCACAACACCCACGGCTTTTAAAACCAGTTCTGAGGGAATTTGGCGCTGGTAGCAAAGGACTTGGGTGCGCCCTTCTAGCACCGTTTGGGTGGTTTTAAACAGAACTCGGGCGGTGGTGGTTTTAATCCCGCCGCCGGTACTACCGGGACAAGCGCCGATAAACATTAAAATGATGCTGACAAAGATGCCTGCAGCGGTCATTTTGCCGATGTCGATCGTGTTAAAGCCAGCAGTACGACAAGTCACGGACTGAAACCATGCTGCCATTACCTGGTTGCCAATGGTTAAGGGCTCCAAAGTTGCCTGATTGCCGATTTCGGTATAAAAAAACAAAATTGTCCCAAAAATGAGGAGAAATAAGGTGGTGGTGGTGGCAATTTTGAATTGGAGGGAAAAAACCTGCCTTTGGGGACGCCCTTTGAGACGATTTAGCACCCAGCGGTAGCTTTCTACAATCGTATCGTAGCCGATGCCTCCGAGAATAATCAAAGCGGTGATGGTAAAGTTAATGATGGGAGATGTGACATACCCCATCAGGCTATCGGGAAATAGGCTGAAACCAGCATTGTTAAAGGCACTGATGCTGTGAAACACCGACAGCCACAAACTTCTACCACTGCTGTAGTCCGATTTAAATGCTACCATCAGCAGAAACACTCCGGCGGCTTCGATAATCAGGGTGGCAATGATAATCGATCGCACCAGTTCCAACACTCCCGCCATTCCTGGTTTATCAAACGATTGCTGCAAAGCCACTTTGTCCCGCAATCGGAATTTCCGCCCCAACAGCAGCAGTAAAAAACTGCTCGCCGTCATATAACCTAACCCGCCGATTTGAATCAGCAAGGCAATCACTCCTTGTCCGAAACTAGAGAAATAAGTCCCCGTATCCACCACGATTAAACCAGTGACGCACACCGCTGAGGTGGAGGTGAATAAGGCGGTGACAAATGAGCCCCATTCGCCATCCGCTGTGGATATAGGTAGCGTTAGTAAGATGGCACCAGTTAAGATTGCTGCCATAAATCCCAGGCAAATTCTTCTAGAAACTGTCATTGGTTCTTTGTCATTTGTCCTTTGTCATTTGTCCTTTGTCATTTGTCCTTTGTCCTTTGTCCTTTGTTGTTCGTTCATATAAAAGAAATTTTGTCATAAATTTATATAATTCTTGAATTTATTTGGGTGAACAGACAAGGGACAAAGGACAGATGACAAAGGACAAATATATAATTAATCACAACTGACCACCGTAAATTACAAGCAATCAGGCCATGAATGCAGGACTCTACCAGCAAATTCAGCAATTTTACGACGCTTCCAGCGGTTTATGGGAGCAGCTATGGGGTCCACATATGCACCACGGTTACTATGGACCAGACGGTGGCCACCAGGTGGAAAGACTGCAAGCCCAAGTTGACTTAATCGAAGCACTGCTGAACGCGGCGACGGACCAATTGGGCGTCAAGAAGGCCGATCGGGTCCGCTCTTTCCTCGATGTGGGGTGCGGGATTGGAGGTAGTACCCTCTACCTCGCCCAGAAGTTTAACGCCTCGGGCACCGGTATCACCCTGTCGCCGGTTCAAGCAGCTAGAGCCAGTGCCAGAGCAGCCGCTGCCAACCTATCGCCCCAAGCCACATTCTTAGTCGCCGACGCTCTGAATACTCCTTTTGCTGACGGCACTTTCGATTTAGTTTGGTCTCTGGAAAGTGGCGAACATATGCCCGATAAGCATAAGTTGTTTCAGGAGTGCTATCGGGTGCTAAAACCAGGAGGCATCCTGATTTTAGCCACCTGGTGTCACCGCCCCACCGATGGGAGTGGTGGACCGCTACAACCCTCAGAACTCCGCCACTTAAAGCAGATTTATCGAGTTTACCACCTACCCTATGTAATTTCTCTGCCCGAATATGAGGCGATCGCTCGCGCCGTCGGTTTCCCCAACCCCCACACCGCCGACTGGTCCACCGCCGTCGCTCCCTTCTGGGATGATGTCATCCGCTCCGCCTTCTCTCCCGCCGCCATTTTCGGCTTACTCCGCGCCGGTTTACCCACCATCAAAGGCGCTCTGGCTCTGGGATTGATGCAAAATGGCTACCGCAAAGGCTTAATCCGTTACGGCGTCCTCTGGGCCATTAAGGGAGACGGGGTGACGGGGTGACGGGGAGCGGAGGAGCAGGGGAGCGGAGGAGCTTCTTGTGCAGGGGAGCAGGGGAGCGGGGGAGCAGGGGAGCAAGGACAAAAAACAATTGACAAATGACAAATGACAAATGACAAATGACAAAGGACAAATGACAAATAACAAATCACGGACCCCCCGTCACCCCTTGGGGCGCCTACTAGACTATGGGCAAAAATATCGCGGCCAAATCTGGCTAGCCAGCACATATTCCGTGTTGAATAAAATCTTTGACTTAGCCCCACCCGGCTTAATTGGTGGCGCGGTTGATGTGGTAGTCAAACAAAAAGATTCTTTAATTGCCCAGAAACTAGGCATCACGGATATTTTTGCCCAGCTTCTCTTCCTCACTTTTCTGAGTTTCATCATTTGGGGATTAGAATCCCTGTTTGAATACACCTATGCCAAGGCTTGGCGCAATTTAGCTCAAAAAATCCAGCATGACTTGCGCTTAGATGCCTACGGACATATGCAAAACTTGGAATTGGCATATTTTGAGGAGCGCAGTAGTGGCCAATTGATGTCAATTATCAATGATGACATCAACCAACTAGAGCGATTTTTGGATATTGGCGCTAATGAAATCCTCCAAGTATCTACTACAGTAATAGTTATCGGCGGTACTTTTTTTCTCCTGGCTCCCAGCGTGGCTTGGATGACAATGGCGCCGATACCCTTTATTATTTTGGGCGCGGTTTGGTTTCAGGGCTTGCTGATGCCGAGATATGCTGTGGTGCGAGATAAAGCCAGCTTAATCAATGCTCAGTTAGCGAATAATATCACGGGTATTGTCACGATTAAGAGCTTTACGGCGGAAGATTACGAATTGCGCCGGATGGCGAACCAAAGTGAAGCCTATCAGCAAAGCAATCGCCGAGCTATTGCGTTGAGTGCGGCGTTTATTCCTTTAATCAGAATTTTGATTTTACTGGGATTTACGGGAATTTTGCTTTATGGGGGGATGGAAGCGGTTAATGGGAATTTGGCGGTAGGGACTTATAGTGTGCTGGTGTTTCTTACGCAGCGGTTATTATGGCCTTTAACGGAGTTGGGGCAAACCCTGGATGAGTATCAAAGGGCAATGGCTTCGACTAATCGGGTGATGAATTTGCTGGATACGCCGATCGCGATTCATCCGGGGGATAAGCATTTACCGGTAGCCACTGTCAGGGGGGAGGTAGAATTTGTTGATGTGACTTTTGCTTATAATGGACGGACTCCTGTGGTGGAGGGACTTTCTTTGCATATTCCAGCGGGAAAAACGATCGGGATTGTGGGGGCGACTGGTTCTGGGAAGAGTACCCTAGTTAAGTTGTTATTGCGACTTTATGAGGTGCAGTCGGGGAAAATTACCCTGGATGGGATACCGTTAGAGGAAATCCAGTTACCAGATTTGCGGCGATCGATTGGGTTGGTGAGTCAGGATGTGTTTTTGTTCCACGGTACGGTAGCGGATAATATTGCTTATGGCACTTTTGATGTGACTATGGAATCGGTGGTGGAAGCGGCAAAAATTGCGGAAGCCCATGATTTTATTGTGGAATTGCCCCAAGGTTATGATACGATTGTGGGCGAGCGGGGACAAAAGTTATCGGGAGGTCAGCGACAGCGGGTGGCGATCGCTCGTGCGGTGTTAAAAAATCCCCCCATCTTGGTTCTCGATGAAGCCACCAGCGCCGTGGATAATGAAACCGAAGCGGCGATATCCCGTTCCCTAGAACGCATCACCCAGCATCGCACTACGATCGCGATCGCCCATCGCCTCTCCACCATCCGTCACGCCGATTGCATTTATGTCATGGACCGAGGCAAATTAGTGGAATTTGGCACCCACGAACAGCTTATCACCAAGTCCGGTATTTACGCCCAACTCTGGAACCTCCAAACCGGAATTAAAGGCGTATCGGTTCCGGGTTCTTAGTTGAGCTAAAGCCCAACTATCCAACCCCTATAGGGTTCCTCGTAGTTGGGCTTTAGCCCATCCCCCCATCCCCTATCTTACAAGTGCAGGTTTTTTATCAAAGCAGAAAATGTCTGACAAACACTCAAGATTGCCCTCACCCCCCTAAAGCCCTCACCCCCAACCCCTCTCCCAAAAAGGGAGAGGGGAGTAAGAGGGAGTAAGAGGGAGAAAGAGGGGAAGCAATCTTTCTCCCCACACCCCCCATCCTTCCCTTTCTCCCCTTTCTCCCCCCCTGGGAGAAAGGGGTTGGGGGATAGAGGGCAATATAAAAAACCTGCACTTGTAAGCCAACCCCTATAGGGTTCCTCGTAGTTGGGCTTTAGCCCCAACCACAATTTTCACCATCAAATATCCCACTAATCATAATGAATCAAACTTTAGCCACGACCAACAGGAAAAATCCCCATCCATATCTGGCTTGGTTGCAATCTCTCTGGAAATTTAGCCGTCCTCACACAATTATTGGCACTTCTCTAAGTGTGGTAGGATTATACTTAATCGAATTTGCCAATTTTCGCACCGAAGCCCATCACCTATGGCTGCTATTCCTAGCCATAATTGCCTGTTTATGTGGCAATGTTTACATTGTCGGGCTAAATCAGCTCACAGATGTGGATATTGATAAAATTAATAAACCCAATTTGCCCCTAGCATCGGGGGAGCTTTCCCTGAAACAAGGGCAAATTATTGTGATAATTGCTGGCATTTTGGCCCTAGGATTAGCCAGTTTGGGTGGATTAATGCTGCTGGGTGTAGTCGGGGTCAGTTTAGCCCTAGGGACTGCCTACTCTCTGCCCCCATTGCGTTTGAAGCGGTTTCCTTTTTGGGCATCTTTTTGTATTTTCACAGTGCGCGGTGTCGTGATTAATTTAGGTCTGTTTCTCTACTACAGCCGCTGGAACCCCCTAAATGATTTATCCCTGTTCGCCGCCATTACCCCAGAAATGTGGGCACTGAGTTTATTTGTGGTGGGGTTCGCTTTCGCGATCGCCGTTTTCAAAGACATCCCCGACATCGAAGGTGACAAGCATTACCAAATCACCACATTTACCATTAAAATCGGGGCACCAGCAACGTTTAATCTCGCCATTTACACCCTCACCGCTTGTTACCTAGGAATGGTAGTCGCCAGTTGGACAGATATGGTGTGGTCGGAAAATTGGCCTGCTTGGGGGCGGCTATTTTTGACAATCACCCACCTAGGTGCATTAGCTTGGCTCTGGTGGCGCCGTCAAACAGTGAATTTAGACGATAAAACCAGCATTGCTGGCTGTTATCAATTCATCTGGAAACTCTTTTTTCTGGAATATGTGATTTTTCCAGCCGCCTGCTTGTTGGCGATGTAGATATAATTGACAATTGACAATTGACAATTGATAATTGTCCTTGGTCATTTGTCCTTTGTCCTTTGTCCTTTGTCATTTGTCATTTGTTTTGTCATACAAGTGACAAGTGACAAGTGACCAGGGACAAATGACCAGGGACAAATGACCAATGACATTAAATCAAAGTAAGTTTTGCCTCAATTCTGGGAACTTTTCTAGAGTTTTGGGCAGGTTTTCCCAGTCAAAAGCTGCTAGCTGATTGGCCAAATTCTGGGCATAATCTAGGAGGGCTTGAGATTGATATTCTATCCCCCAAGTCTGGATCTGGGCGGCAAAACTTTCTAAGTCTCGCCGCTTCATGGTTTGGCATAAATGCGGCCAGTTGGTTGTTTCTGCTAGACGCAGTTTTTCCGCTAACTCTCCCATTCTCTCCTTTTCTGAGGGGTTGGAGAGTTTAGATGCAGTGAGACTAGGTTGGGGAGTTTCGGTGAGTTGTGGGTGATACTCAGGGTCTAGTGGTAGCAGTTCTTTTAACTGCTGTATCAGTTGCTGTCGGGTCACGGGTTTGCGGATGAAACCGTCACAAAGGGACTCGATCGCTACTTCATCCTCTGGCCGAGAAGAAGCTGTTACTACCACAATTGGGATATGTTGCGTCTGCGGTTCCTGCTTCAGATATTGCGCCACTTCCAGGCCATTTAGCTCCGGCATCCACAAATCGAGCAAAATCAAGTCTGGTTTTTGGGCAACTGCCAGCTCGATCGCCAGCCGACCATTAGCCGCCAACAGCAGTTCGTGTTTAGTATCCGCAAAATATCCCTGCAACAACTGCAGGTTAAACTGCACATCATCCACTACCAAAATCTTCGCCGTAGTAAACTGGTCGAGATTGGCCTCAAGATTTTGCGTTGGTATTTGCGTCAGTACCGCTGGTGACAAAGATTGCGCGATCGCCACATCAGGAAAGATGAAAGTAAATGTAGTGCCTTTACCAAGGGTACTGTTTAACTCCACTGTACCGCCTAACATTTGAGTCAAACGCTTAGTAATCGCCAATCCCAACCCCGTCCCGCCATACCGGCGTGTAGTTTGCCCTTCACCTTGGATAAAAGCCTCAAAAATCCGCTCTTGTTCGGCCATGTCAATCCCAATTCCCGTATCAGATATGGCGATTTCTAGTTCCACCATGCCATCCTTGTAGGGGCGATTCGCGAATCTCCCCCTACTACTGACCCGAATCATCACCGTACCCGCCGGAGTAAATTTAATCGCATTCCCCACCACATTAAACAGAATTTGCCGCAGGCGTACCTCGTCAAAGATAATGGCATCGGGAACCTCATCCGCGATCGCTGACACGATCGATAATTGCTGAGCTTGTGCTTGGGGCGCAAAAATATCTTGGATTTCCTGAATTAATTCTCGCAGAAAAATCGGCTCATAGTTCAGAGCCATTTTCCCCGATTCGATTTTCGACAAATCGAGAATATCGTTGATTAACGATAACAGCGTCCGGCCACTGGCGGCAATATTCTGGAGATAAGCTAGTTGAAATTTATCGCTAACCATGCCTTTCAGCAAATCGCAAAATCCCAAAATAGCATTCATGGGAGTGCGAATCTCGTGGCTCATATTCGCCAAAAACTCGCTCTTAGCCCGGTTGGCAGCTTCCGCTGCTT contains:
- a CDS encoding TrkA family potassium uptake protein, with the translated sequence MNLSSLGFFRSLRNNNKQFAVIGLGRFGMAVCSTLHGLGYEVLAVDSEEKKVNQVLSDRIASHAIELDTTEPGALQEAGIAEFDTVIVAIGNYLAQSIITTLNLKDAGVPNVVAKASSEIHMKLLKKVGADLVVFPEREMGCELARSLTKPRILDQFELDPEHSIVEVVVPEQFDGKTIADLQLRNRYGLNVLAVSGGDKFEINPPPNQRLQKGTAMVVIGNNKDIDRLPL
- a CDS encoding response regulator, encoding MTKRILIIDDDDYIRELTQISLEIGAGWEVVGAGSGKEGIAKAEAEQPDAILLDVMMPNMDGMDTLQALRCDAKMQHIPVIFFTAIDSDRRDKLAQTLGVAAVFDKPFDPITLASKVAEVLGWS
- a CDS encoding ABC transporter ATP-binding protein — protein: MTNNKSRTPRHPLGRLLDYGQKYRGQIWLASTYSVLNKIFDLAPPGLIGGAVDVVVKQKDSLIAQKLGITDIFAQLLFLTFLSFIIWGLESLFEYTYAKAWRNLAQKIQHDLRLDAYGHMQNLELAYFEERSSGQLMSIINDDINQLERFLDIGANEILQVSTTVIVIGGTFFLLAPSVAWMTMAPIPFIILGAVWFQGLLMPRYAVVRDKASLINAQLANNITGIVTIKSFTAEDYELRRMANQSEAYQQSNRRAIALSAAFIPLIRILILLGFTGILLYGGMEAVNGNLAVGTYSVLVFLTQRLLWPLTELGQTLDEYQRAMASTNRVMNLLDTPIAIHPGDKHLPVATVRGEVEFVDVTFAYNGRTPVVEGLSLHIPAGKTIGIVGATGSGKSTLVKLLLRLYEVQSGKITLDGIPLEEIQLPDLRRSIGLVSQDVFLFHGTVADNIAYGTFDVTMESVVEAAKIAEAHDFIVELPQGYDTIVGERGQKLSGGQRQRVAIARAVLKNPPILVLDEATSAVDNETEAAISRSLERITQHRTTIAIAHRLSTIRHADCIYVMDRGKLVEFGTHEQLITKSGIYAQLWNLQTGIKGVSVPGS
- a CDS encoding homogentisate phytyltransferase gives rise to the protein MNQTLATTNRKNPHPYLAWLQSLWKFSRPHTIIGTSLSVVGLYLIEFANFRTEAHHLWLLFLAIIACLCGNVYIVGLNQLTDVDIDKINKPNLPLASGELSLKQGQIIVIIAGILALGLASLGGLMLLGVVGVSLALGTAYSLPPLRLKRFPFWASFCIFTVRGVVINLGLFLYYSRWNPLNDLSLFAAITPEMWALSLFVVGFAFAIAVFKDIPDIEGDKHYQITTFTIKIGAPATFNLAIYTLTACYLGMVVASWTDMVWSENWPAWGRLFLTITHLGALAWLWWRRQTVNLDDKTSIAGCYQFIWKLFFLEYVIFPAACLLAM
- a CDS encoding methyltransferase domain-containing protein — its product is MNAGLYQQIQQFYDASSGLWEQLWGPHMHHGYYGPDGGHQVERLQAQVDLIEALLNAATDQLGVKKADRVRSFLDVGCGIGGSTLYLAQKFNASGTGITLSPVQAARASARAAAANLSPQATFLVADALNTPFADGTFDLVWSLESGEHMPDKHKLFQECYRVLKPGGILILATWCHRPTDGSGGPLQPSELRHLKQIYRVYHLPYVISLPEYEAIARAVGFPNPHTADWSTAVAPFWDDVIRSAFSPAAIFGLLRAGLPTIKGALALGLMQNGYRKGLIRYGVLWAIKGDGVTG
- a CDS encoding TrkH family potassium uptake protein codes for the protein MTVSRRICLGFMAAILTGAILLTLPISTADGEWGSFVTALFTSTSAVCVTGLIVVDTGTYFSSFGQGVIALLIQIGGLGYMTASSFLLLLLGRKFRLRDKVALQQSFDKPGMAGVLELVRSIIIATLIIEAAGVFLLMVAFKSDYSSGRSLWLSVFHSISAFNNAGFSLFPDSLMGYVTSPIINFTITALIILGGIGYDTIVESYRWVLNRLKGRPQRQVFSLQFKIATTTTLFLLIFGTILFFYTEIGNQATLEPLTIGNQVMAAWFQSVTCRTAGFNTIDIGKMTAAGIFVSIILMFIGACPGSTGGGIKTTTARVLFKTTQTVLEGRTQVLCYQRQIPSELVLKAVGVVVGSLMVATISSTLIAISDPTISPIAIVFEVVSAFATVGLSMGITASLSTFAKLVLVGTMYIGRVGVLLLLSAILGEPTPSALRYPDEEILVG